GCCATCTGCGCCGCGAGGGTGGGGGAGCGCTGGCGAGGCGAGGATCATCGCGGTGCGGTGACTCTGCTGGAAGAGGCCGTGCCGAAGGAACAGTTGGGCAAGCTGCTTGCTTCACTGCTCGACATCAAGGACAAGGCGCAGTACTCGCCGGCCCTGATCCGAAGCGCGGAGGAGACCCGCGCACGGCGAGTCAGCGAGCAGCTCATCGCGCACGCCGCGACCGCTCTTAGGGGCTAGCTGCAGTCCATCAATACTGTCCCGATCGTGAACAGCGCTGCTGCCCGCTGACGTCAGAGGTAGCGGCGGGCGACCGTGGCGGCCCGGCTGCCGTAGCCGCCGCCGAACATGGCGGCGTGGACGAGCAGCGGGAAGAGCTGGTGCAGACCGAGGCGGTCCTCCCAGCCTTCGGTGAGCGGGGTGAGGTCCTCGTAGGCGGCCATCATCCGCTCCAGGTGGGGGAGGCCGAAGAGGGCGAGCATGGCCAGGTCGACCTCGCGGTGCCCGGCGTACGCCGCGGGGTCGATGAGCCAGGCCTGGCTGTTCCGGTCCCAGAGCACGTTGCCGTTCCAGAGGTCTCCGTGGAGCAGGGCGGGCGGCTCCTCCGGGATCAGCGCCGGCAGCTTGCCGACGACCTGTTCGACGCTCGCGGCGCCCTCCTCGTCGATGGCGCCCCGGTCACGGGCGGCCCTGAGATAGGGGAGCAGGCGGCGTACGGCATAGAACTCGACCCACGTGTCGGCGGGCTTGTTGGGCATCGGCAGCCGGCCGATGAACCCGTCCTTCTCGGCGCCGAAGTCGGCGACCTGCGTGCGGTGGAGCCCGGCGAGCGCGCGGCCGAGGTCTTCGGCCGACTCGGCGTTGGGGCGGCCGGGCTCGATCCAGCGCAGGACCAGGCAGTCGGTCTCGGCGGCGAGCACCTCGGGCACGTTGACCGACCCCGACTCCTCGAGCCAGCGCAGCCCTCGGACCTCGGCGGCGACGAAGTCGTCACGCGCAGGCGAATGGGCTTTCATCAGGGCCAGCGAGCCGTCGCTGAGCCGGATCTTGGTGGCGGTCGCGATGTCTCCGCCGGCGACCGGGGACGTGCTGACCACCGCCGCGCCGAGCAGCTGCTCGGCGCGACGAGCCACCGCCCGTTGACGGGTCACGAACCAGGCCTCGAAGCGGCCACGGATGTGACGATCCCATCGCTCGTACGCTCCACCATCGCCAGCACCTCCCTGAATCCCTCATCCCCACCGTAATAGGGATCGGGCACGTCAC
The sequence above is drawn from the Nocardioides albertanoniae genome and encodes:
- a CDS encoding fructosamine kinase family protein, with translation MTRQRAVARRAEQLLGAAVVSTSPVAGGDIATATKIRLSDGSLALMKAHSPARDDFVAAEVRGLRWLEESGSVNVPEVLAAETDCLVLRWIEPGRPNAESAEDLGRALAGLHRTQVADFGAEKDGFIGRLPMPNKPADTWVEFYAVRRLLPYLRAARDRGAIDEEGAASVEQVVGKLPALIPEEPPALLHGDLWNGNVLWDRNSQAWLIDPAAYAGHREVDLAMLALFGLPHLERMMAAYEDLTPLTEGWEDRLGLHQLFPLLVHAAMFGGGYGSRAATVARRYL